AAACGCGGCGTATACGAGACCACCGAGTATCTGGATAAGACGAGGGTTTTGCTACACTACAACCTGCCCCTGGCAGAGCTAATTATCGACTTCTATGACAGGCTGAAGAGCGTGACCCGCGGTTACGCCAGTCTCGACTACCAGTTCAGCAATTATGCGGTCGGTGACCTCGTGAAGCTCGACGTACTGGTAAATAATGAGCCTGTCGACGCCCTGGCGCTTATCGTGCACCGCGATGATGCCTACCATAAGGGTCAGCGGTTAGTTACACGGCTCAAAGAATTGATTCCGCGCCAAATGTTTGTCGTGCCTATTCAGGCGGCAGTGGGTAAACGCATCATCTCACGCGCTAACGTAAGTGCAATGCGCAAAGACGTCCTGGCCAAGTGCTATGGCGGAGATATTACTCGAAAGAAGAAGCTGCTCGAGAAGCAGAAAAAAGGCAAGAAGCGTATGAAGATGATCGGTTCAGTCGAGGTGCCGCAGGAAGCGTTTATGGCACTTCTCAGCCTCGATGACGACGAGTAGTCTTCAGCCAGGCGGCTGAACTATCTGCAAGGCCATACCCGGCGTAATTTCCCCTCGATCCATCAGATTCTCCGCCACATCGTGCAGTGTTAGCGCTGCCGAGTGGCGGAGGTCTTTATTGGCCGCAATCTCCAGAACAACAACCCAGTCAATTATCTGCAAGCCTACCGATGCTGCATCAGCATGCAGTCGCGCGATAGATCCTGCCGGGAAATGGGTCGTCAAGCTAATAAGGACAGCAGGATGTCCGATGTCATACGCGCCGACAAGATGATGAGTCGGTCTTCCCATAACGCCGGTATGAATGACAAGAGGAATGCCCAGCACTTGGCCGACCAGCGTTGCGAGTGATATAGCTTCCGAAGTGCAGACAAGTCGGTTAATGTGTGTTGGTTCGATTAGCGCTGCTACAGTGCCGGCAGCCAGTCTCAAAACATCGGGGTATGACGGCAGCATGTCGAACCTAAGCTGCCAGGCACTATACGTGCCGTCGGCGTGTACGAAGTCGCCAAACTGAATGAGGCCGGCATTCAGGATGGACTCCATGAGCCTAGCTTCAAACATGGGATTGGATCAACTCCCGGAGTGTTGCTTCAAACGCCAGACTCCGTGCGCGATACAGGAGGTTCAGCGGCAATAGTAACATTTCTGCTCCAAGGCAAGACAAGGTCCTGTTTGCTGGACTGAATCGCGCCTTGAATGCCGTACTATCCGAAACAACAAATGCCTGCCGGTCATCCCGGGTGTTGAATGCGTCCAGCGGCGCATTCTCCGAGACTGTTACCGCATCAACTCCAAACGCGGTTTCGTCCCAGATTCCGGCAAACGAGCGCGTGGAAAAAGAAGCGTCCAACACGGTGACATGCCCTTGCGTCACGAGCCCTATGCTTCGCTCCAGTGCGACCATTCCGGCCGCGCCAAGGGCCATGTAGGCAGAAAGATCGAACATATACGCGCACACCAGATCATGTGACGCCGCATAGATCGCGCGGGTGTATGGAAGAAACGGATCATCATGGCGTCCGATAGCAAACGGAAGCAGGTCGACTTTTGGCGAGATATACAGCGCCCACTTTGAAGTGTCCATCTGCGCCGATTGCAGTTTAGTGACGAATGCGTTACTCATTCATCGCTTCCTTAAGCATCCACCAGGATTGGGCAAGCGACCAGGTTTTGATCCATGAACGCACAAGTTCGGACTTTGCCCCAAAGCCGTAAACTCGTGACCGGATTTTCTCCCCCAACTTCACGGTTACGGACGTGGATTCGGCAGAATCGGCAGACTCTTCGACATCGGGACGACTTGCCACAGCGATACAGATGGTCGCTCCCGTCTTTTCATGTAAATCTGCCGCGGCCGCCTCCGTCAACTGGCGCAGGGATGCTTCCGGCATCTGCAGTTCGGTACGGAGACTATCGGGCGAGTCGTAAAGTGCGCTGGTTATAACGGCAGCGCCTAACGTGGCCACGAGAGATCCGTTCAGTCCTGCATCCGCAACTGCAACGCTCGCGCCGTGTTCACTCAGTACCAGCCTCAAGACGTCTTCCAACGTCTCGGCATCCGCACCAAAGACGTACTTTCCGATGCGCTGCCGAAGCTCTGCCTCGTATTCGGCGATCATGGAATCAGCTTCGGTCTCACTATCGGCCTTTGCAGTGATACGTACGTCGACCTGGCCGTTGTGGGCTGCCAGTCCTACGGTAGGATTGCTAGCTTCCAGCAGACCCCGCCCTATCACATCATCGAGCGTGCTCTCGCCAATCCCCGCGGTATGAAGTACACGAGCCTTGATTATGCCCAGGTCGAATTTCTCCTTCAACATCGGAATAACTTTCTCTGTCATCAGGAACTTCATTTCCCGTGGGACGCCGGGGAGGCTAATCACAATACTTCCCTGATGCCCAACAGCGAACGAGGGTGCTGTGCCGACGGGATTTTCGATCGTGATTGCATTTGCAGGGAGAAAGGCCTGCTGGCGGTTGTTCTCGGTCATCGTTGCCCGAAAGCTCTTGAATCGGTCAGCGATCTGTTCGAACAGAAGTGGGTGAAAGACAAGCTCGCGATCTGTGGCATCTGCAACTGCCTGGCGAGTCATGTCATCTACGGTAGGTCCAAGCCCGCCGCAAGTGATCACAAGGTTCGAGCGTTTCATCGCCGTACGTATCGAATCGGCTATACGCTGCCGGTTATCACCGACTGAAGTCATGTAAAAGACATTGATACCCACATCCCGCAACGCCTTCGCCAAGTAAACCGAATTGGTATCGGTAATCTCCCCCAAGAGTATCTCGGTTCCGATGCTGATGATCTCGCTATTGATCTGGGACGACATGAAAAGCCTCACTGTGACGACGTTTCTGACGAGTTTTTGCATTTTTGTAGCGGCCCTTATTATAATGTGTGTCGGCTGGATGATGCTTTGAGCAAGTTTGCAATAAATTTGTGCAGTATGCACAAACCAGCCCTTTCGATGAGTTCGTTTTGACGGCGGAGGTTTCTGTGGCTAGCATAACGTTTAGGCATGTGTATAAGCGCTATGGCAACAATGCGGTCGTAAAAGACCTGAACATTGATGTTGAAGATAAGGAGTTCCTCGTCTTCGTTGGTCCTTCGGGTTGCGGAAAGTCGACTAGCCTGCGTATGTTGGCAGGTTTGGAAGAAATCAGTGACGGCGAAATTTGGATCGGCGATCGCGTGGTGAATAACGTCGCTCCGAAGGATCGCGACGTGGCGATGGTGTTCCAGAGCTATGCGCTCTATCCGCACATGACTGTTTTCGACAACATGGCGTTTGGTCTCAAGCTGCGCAAGACCCCCAAGCACATCATTGACCAGCGCGTGAAGGAAGCCGCGGATAGCCTCGGCATCGCCCACCTCCTGGACCGGCGTCCTCGGCAGCTCTCCGGCGGTCAACGCCAGCGCGTTGCGGTCGGCCGCGCAATCGTGCGTGAGCCAAAAGTCTTCCTGATGGACGAACCGCTGTCGAACCTCGACGCCAAGTTACGCGTGGAAGCCCGTTCGTTTATCAGCAAACTGCATCAGCGGCTGGGTACCACGTTTATTTACGTGACCCATGATCAGGTTGAAGCTATGACGATGGGTACCCGTATTTGCGTATTGAGCGCAGGCGAGCTAATGCAGATCGACACCCCGTTCAACCTCTACCATCATCCCCGGAATGTATTCGTTGCCGGCTTCATGGGTAGTCCGTCGATGAACTTCTTCGATGCTACACTTGTCAAGCGTGACGGCCAGCTCGTTGTCGACTCGGGCGTCTTCCAGATCCCGGTGCCTGCGTCGAAGCTCGCCAAGTTCGAAAAACACGCCGGCAAGAAAGTTGTGATGGGTATCCGTCCTGAAGACATCCATGACATGGAATTCAAGCCGCAAGGGATTACACCGGCAGCAATTGAGGCGAACGTTGAAGTGGTCGAACAGATGGGTAACGAAATGATCGTTTACCTGGAAGAAAACGGCAAGAACTTCCTTTCGCGTACCGACCCACGCACCAAAGCACATATCGGCGGCCGCATGGGCTTTGCTGTCAACACAGAAAACATGCACTTGTTTGATGCTGAGAGCAAACTCTCGCTCTCAGCCGAACAGGCCTAGTTTGAAATCAAAAACCGGCCGCTCAGTTGAGCGGCCGGTTTTTATTTCGTTTGTTGTCTGGTTTTGCGGTTACTAGCCGAGCAGGGCCGGTCTGAACTTATAGCCGTAGACTATCATGCCTTGTTTGCCCTCAGTCGTCAGCTTGCGCGTTACCATTTCGACGCGATCCCCTATCTTGACTGACGCGTCCACGTCGGTAATCTGCGCTGTGACCATGACTCCCTCGTCGAGTTCTACAAGCGCCACAATATAGGGGGCTTGCTCTTCGTAGCCCGCTGGGGCATCCAATATCACTGTGTAACTGTATATTGTGCCCAAACCAGAAAATGCGAAACTTTCCGGGGCCAAATGTACGGTTTTTTGCGTCTCCGTCATTGCGGCCTCACGCAGCCGTCAATGTGCGCTGTTCTTGGGTCTTGCGCTCGTCAGACGTCTTAACCGTCTCAGATTTCGGAGTCTGACGCGGCAGCAATGCTTTTTCACCTGACGGAAGTGCAAATCCTTCAAGACGGTAGCGGTTCGCATTCATACGCCAATGACGTGAAATCTGCATGGTATCCTCGTTTCGTTGTTCATTGTTTCGTTTGAAACATGACCTTAAGTTAGGCGTGATACACTCTCAAAAGCTCTCAGTCCACATCCTGCGGCTCTCACCAACTCTCAGTTCATGCAGCGCAGAACATGTGAAACTGCGGTAGACCCAACTCCGGCCAAGGACTGGATTAGCGCGATATTCGCGCCAGTAACTTGAAGTGCGCCCGCATCGCCGCGAAGCTGCAGAACTGCCTCCACGGCTTGATAGATGCCAGTTGCCCCGACAGGGTTTCCACGAGCTTTGAGTCCGCCGAAAGTGCTGAGTGGGAGCTGTCCATTGGGTCGGATCTGTGTTCCGCCTTCGTTCGCCCATTTCCACCCTTGACCACGTTCGGCAAAACCAACGGCTTCCAGAGCAAGTGCCGTGAGTATCGTATACGAATCGTGCGCTTCAAACACGTTGATCTGATCCAGCGAAACCTCAGCCTGTGCGAGTGCACGTGCAGCCGACTTGTGAGCGGACTCCAGCCTCAAAACATCCTTGCGTTCATGGAGGGCAAGGGCATCGCTCCCAGCAGCACTACCCGCCACCAGGATGAGCGGATGTTTTGTGTGCCGAAGCGATGATGCATTAATCAGTAGCACACCGGCAGCCCCATCTGCATCTGGGGCGCCATCGAACAGATTGACAGGATCGGAAACCATTGATGCTTTTTGGAAAGCACCAGGTTTCAGAACATTTTGGAACATGGCATTGGGATTCTTATTGCCGTTCGCGTGGGCATTCATAGAAAATCCCTCAAATGCCGCCAGCTCCACTCCATACTCATGCATGTAGCGGCGCATCAGAAGTGCCGCCTGTGCCGTGAGCGTGACGCCGTGTGCAGACTCATAGTCTGCGTCAAGCGCAACGTTTCGCCCAGCGATGCGTGCGCTTGCGATACTGTCTGACGACTTTTCAACGCCAAGAACAAGTACACTCTCAACTGCCCCGGAGGCGACTGCCAGATATCCTGCGCGAAGTGCAGCTCCACCTGAAGCATCTGCAGCCTCAACGGTCCACGTTTCGATGCTGCCAAGCCCAGCGAAGTGAGCGATCAGTGGCCCAATCTGACTCTGGCTACTGAACGTGGATCCAAATGCGTTCGCAACGATCAGCGCCTCGGGTTGAATGTCTGGGGCATCACGGAGTGTCGCCGTAATCGCATCGGCACCCAACTGACGGACGCTGCTCGACCAGTGTTCGCCGACTTGCGTTTGCCCTACCCCAACGATAGCTACTTCACGCATCTGCTAGTCCTTTAGCTTGCCGCGATAGCGGCTATATGTTGCGTAATCGATCACAGTACGACGGTCGATATAGTCACGAGTCGTTGGCGCACGGTTTCGTGATTGTGCGATCCGGTCAGTGACAATCAAATCAAAGGAATCAGAGCCGGCTCCGCTGCCGTAACTGACCATGAGTATGCGATCGCCCGGTTTTGCGATGTCGAGAACGGCCGTCAGTCCGGTCATGCACGAGCCCGAATACACGTTGCCGATCTCGCCAGCAAGAAGTCCAGCTTTTATCTGTTCTTCAGTGAATCCCAGCATTTGCGCTGCACGGCTCGGAAACTTGACATTGGGTTGGTGGAACACTGCATAGGTATAGTCAGAAGCAGTTGTACTCATGAGTTCCATGAGCTTGTTCGCCGATGAAAGTGTGTGATTGAAGTAGGCAGGCTCGCCTGTAAACCGATCACCGTGACTAGGATAGGTCTCGCCGGATCGCCGCCAGAAATCCGGGGTGTCGGTCACAAAGCTATAGCTGCCCTGATACACAGCAAGTGATTCGTCCGCCGGCCCGATCAGGAATGCAGCCCCACCTGATGCGGCAGTATATTCCAGCGCATCGCCAGGACGACCCTGCGCCGTGTCCATGCCGATGCTTAGCGTATAACGTGCCATACCGCTGCCTACGATGCCAATAGAGGCCTGTACTGCCTCCGTACCCGCCTTGCAGGCGAATTCCCAGTCGGCGGCAAGGATATTGGCGGAACAGCCAACGCTTTCAGCGACAATTGTGCTGGTGGGTTTGACAGCATAAGGATGGCTTTCGCTGCCGACCCAGACCGCGCGTATCTGCTGTGGATCGATTTGGGCTCGGGCAATAGCATTCCGGGCTGCCTCAATAGACATTGTCGTTACATCTTCATCGAGCCCGGCGACGGACTTCTCTTTAACTGGGCTGCCTCCCAATCCATTTGTCCATACTCGGGCGACTTCCGCACCCGGGAGCCGGTACCGCGGAATATAGGCACCATAGCCGACAATACCGATTTGGCGCACAGGCCGCATCAAGACAGCGTCTGTTTGAGCGTGCTGGCCATTTTGAGGACTCGTCATGACTATTGCTGCTCCTTCGCTGAGTTGACGAGCTGCTGCGCTCGTTCAAGGCGGATATTGCTCTCATCGATCATTAAGTTGGCGATTTCGTTAACCTGTTCCACCGTGGCGCCGGCGGCCAGCGCGAGCTGCCGGGCATGTAGCCGCATGTGCCCGCGTTGTATTCCTTCGGTCGCCAGTGCACGCAACGCAGCAAAGTTCTGGGCGAGGCCGACACAGGCAATCACTTCAGCAAGTTCACGCGCTGTCTGAACGTTAAGAATGCGAAGTGCTAACTGAGCAGTCGGATGAACGCGCGTTGCTCCGCCCACGATGCCGACGGCTAGCGGTAATTCAATTTCGGCGTAGAGGTCGCCTTCGGCGGTTTGCTCATACCGCGAAAGACTAGTATACGAGCCGCTTCGGGCAACAAAGGCGTGTGCACCTGCTTCGATTGCACGCCAGTCATTCCCTGTCGCCAGTACCACTGCGTCGATACCGTTCATCACGCCTTTGTTGTGCGTAGCGGCTCTATACGGGTCAACCTCCGCGAACACAGCCGCTTCAACGATAGACCTCACAATCTCCACGCCACTGATGTCCTCGCGAGCAAGTTCTGATGCAGGAATCCTTCCCCACGCCTTTGCTTTCCGGTGATCAGACAGATTACTGAGGATTCGCAGATGAGTACGGCCACCTGTCAACCGCTCAATCTCCGGTGCAATATGTTCAACCGTAGCATTGACTATATTCGCGCCCATGGCATCACGCGTATCCATCAGAAGATGAACGATCAACATGGGGCCGACACGGGTAACAGGAAAGCTGCGGACTTCAATGTCACGGGCTCCCCCCCCCCGACGGACGATGCTGCCACCCACCTGATTGGCCAATGCCAAAAGCTCAGACTTGTTCTCAAGGATTCTTCGACTACCAGTATCAAGATCTGACAAACCCAGGATCTGCACCTGGCCAATCATGACCGGCCCGTCACTGGATGCCGAAAAACCTCCGCCAACCCGAAACAACTTGGCCGCATTACTTGCTGCCGCAATGACGGAAGGTTCTTCAATGACCATCGGAACCAAATAATCACGACCGTTGATTAGAAAATTGGTCGCAATGCCAAAGGGCAGTCCATAGACCGATACTACGTTCTCAACCATACTGTCTGCCATTTCAACAGACAGAGAGGTACCAAATGAGTTCTCAACAGGGTGAACAACCCAATCGGAAATGATTGACTGACGGTCTACGATAGACTTCTTATAAAATCTAGGTAGCTGGGAAGACTTTGATCTGTTCATGCCCAGCAGTCTAAAGAGCGGAAGCTTGAAAAAGCTATCAGACTGGTTCGTGAAAATGACTATGCGAATTTTACAGCGACTTCTAACGCTCGTCTTATACGTAATTGTGCTTGCCGCAGGCCCAAGACCATATGCGAATGCACAAAGCATAATTCAAACGGAACAACCGGATGGCACCCTCCGCCGCCTGCACGCACCAATCCTCATGTATCACTACGTGAGCGAACTGCCGCCCGATGCCGATAACCTCCGAAGAGGCCTTACCGTAACACCACAGCAGTTACGCCAGCATCTTGAATTCATGCGATCCCGTCACTATGCTGGCGTATCACTATAC
The nucleotide sequence above comes from Candidatus Flexicrinis proximus. Encoded proteins:
- a CDS encoding Zn-ribbon domain-containing OB-fold protein, with protein sequence MTETQKTVHLAPESFAFSGLGTIYSYTVILDAPAGYEEQAPYIVALVELDEGVMVTAQITDVDASVKIGDRVEMVTRKLTTEGKQGMIVYGYKFRPALLG
- the ugpC gene encoding sn-glycerol-3-phosphate ABC transporter ATP-binding protein UgpC, coding for MASITFRHVYKRYGNNAVVKDLNIDVEDKEFLVFVGPSGCGKSTSLRMLAGLEEISDGEIWIGDRVVNNVAPKDRDVAMVFQSYALYPHMTVFDNMAFGLKLRKTPKHIIDQRVKEAADSLGIAHLLDRRPRQLSGGQRQRVAVGRAIVREPKVFLMDEPLSNLDAKLRVEARSFISKLHQRLGTTFIYVTHDQVEAMTMGTRICVLSAGELMQIDTPFNLYHHPRNVFVAGFMGSPSMNFFDATLVKRDGQLVVDSGVFQIPVPASKLAKFEKHAGKKVVMGIRPEDIHDMEFKPQGITPAAIEANVEVVEQMGNEMIVYLEENGKNFLSRTDPRTKAHIGGRMGFAVNTENMHLFDAESKLSLSAEQA
- a CDS encoding CinA family nicotinamide mononucleotide deamidase-related protein, with product MSSQINSEIISIGTEILLGEITDTNSVYLAKALRDVGINVFYMTSVGDNRQRIADSIRTAMKRSNLVITCGGLGPTVDDMTRQAVADATDRELVFHPLLFEQIADRFKSFRATMTENNRQQAFLPANAITIENPVGTAPSFAVGHQGSIVISLPGVPREMKFLMTEKVIPMLKEKFDLGIIKARVLHTAGIGESTLDDVIGRGLLEASNPTVGLAAHNGQVDVRITAKADSETEADSMIAEYEAELRQRIGKYVFGADAETLEDVLRLVLSEHGASVAVADAGLNGSLVATLGAAVITSALYDSPDSLRTELQMPEASLRQLTEAAAADLHEKTGATICIAVASRPDVEESADSAESTSVTVKLGEKIRSRVYGFGAKSELVRSWIKTWSLAQSWWMLKEAMNE
- a CDS encoding hydroxymethylglutaryl-CoA reductase, degradative, with protein sequence MNRSKSSQLPRFYKKSIVDRQSIISDWVVHPVENSFGTSLSVEMADSMVENVVSVYGLPFGIATNFLINGRDYLVPMVIEEPSVIAAASNAAKLFRVGGGFSASSDGPVMIGQVQILGLSDLDTGSRRILENKSELLALANQVGGSIVRRGGGARDIEVRSFPVTRVGPMLIVHLLMDTRDAMGANIVNATVEHIAPEIERLTGGRTHLRILSNLSDHRKAKAWGRIPASELAREDISGVEIVRSIVEAAVFAEVDPYRAATHNKGVMNGIDAVVLATGNDWRAIEAGAHAFVARSGSYTSLSRYEQTAEGDLYAEIELPLAVGIVGGATRVHPTAQLALRILNVQTARELAEVIACVGLAQNFAALRALATEGIQRGHMRLHARQLALAAGATVEQVNEIANLMIDESNIRLERAQQLVNSAKEQQ
- a CDS encoding thiolase domain-containing protein (Catalyzes the synthesis of acetoacetyl coenzyme A from two molecules of acetyl coenzyme A. It can also act as a thiolase, catalyzing the reverse reaction and generating two-carbon units from the four-carbon product of fatty acid oxidation); its protein translation is MREVAIVGVGQTQVGEHWSSSVRQLGADAITATLRDAPDIQPEALIVANAFGSTFSSQSQIGPLIAHFAGLGSIETWTVEAADASGGAALRAGYLAVASGAVESVLVLGVEKSSDSIASARIAGRNVALDADYESAHGVTLTAQAALLMRRYMHEYGVELAAFEGFSMNAHANGNKNPNAMFQNVLKPGAFQKASMVSDPVNLFDGAPDADGAAGVLLINASSLRHTKHPLILVAGSAAGSDALALHERKDVLRLESAHKSAARALAQAEVSLDQINVFEAHDSYTILTALALEAVGFAERGQGWKWANEGGTQIRPNGQLPLSTFGGLKARGNPVGATGIYQAVEAVLQLRGDAGALQVTGANIALIQSLAGVGSTAVSHVLRCMN
- a CDS encoding hydroxymethylglutaryl-CoA synthase, whose product is MTSPQNGQHAQTDAVLMRPVRQIGIVGYGAYIPRYRLPGAEVARVWTNGLGGSPVKEKSVAGLDEDVTTMSIEAARNAIARAQIDPQQIRAVWVGSESHPYAVKPTSTIVAESVGCSANILAADWEFACKAGTEAVQASIGIVGSGMARYTLSIGMDTAQGRPGDALEYTAASGGAAFLIGPADESLAVYQGSYSFVTDTPDFWRRSGETYPSHGDRFTGEPAYFNHTLSSANKLMELMSTTASDYTYAVFHQPNVKFPSRAAQMLGFTEEQIKAGLLAGEIGNVYSGSCMTGLTAVLDIAKPGDRILMVSYGSGAGSDSFDLIVTDRIAQSRNRAPTTRDYIDRRTVIDYATYSRYRGKLKD